The proteins below are encoded in one region of Archocentrus centrarchus isolate MPI-CPG fArcCen1 chromosome 13, fArcCen1, whole genome shotgun sequence:
- the LOC115790577 gene encoding uncharacterized protein LOC115790577 isoform X2 yields the protein MRDDATNLIDFQMTTERNLDHGHISEEHFHESHIGTDNPHCLDTETGAGFSEQDGMEIDLGLSEDFEDAACDVQTQTSESDHFDDELQDSVSLSDSLSHWAIQFRISLVALTALLAILRIYHSDIPKDARTLLRTETEYSILERAGGQYHYFGILASLRNTLLKFKHTLADSFTLKLQINIDGLPLFKSSCLQLWPILGLLLSVPMKEPVVIGLFCGPKKPSSAKDFLEDFVTELQQLENGFDLEGKQLNLKLHTVICDTPARSFIKNTKNHNAYHGCDKCVQPGNYINRRMTYPCADYALRTDESFTNMADESHHHEGPHPFIGSSVDVPFGRVPEQQSSSSSTRKLVL from the exons ATGCGGGATGACGCCACAAATTTAATTGACTTTCAGATGACAACAGAGAGGAACCTTGACCATGGACACATCAGTGAAGAGCATTTTCATGAAAGTCACATTGGAACTGATAATCCACATTGTCTAGACACTGAAACCGGTGCTGGTTTTAGTGAGCAAGATGGCATGGAGATAGATCTAGGCCTGTCTGAGGATTTTGAGGATGCTGCTTGTGATGTTCAGACTCAGACATCTGAGTCTGATCATTTTGATGATGAACTCCAAGACTCGGTTTCACTCTCTGACAGTTTATCCCACTGGGCCATACAATTTCGTATTTCCTTGGTCGCTTTGACAGCATTATTGGCCATACTTCGCATTTACCATTCTGATATTCCAAAGGATGCTAGGACACTCCTCAGAACTGAGACAGAATACTCAATTCTTGAAAGGGCTGGAGGACAGTACCACTATTTTGGCATTCTGGCTTCTCTTAGAAATACATTGTTAAAGTTCAAACACACGTTAGCAGACAGTTTCACTTTGAAGTTACAAATCAACATAGATGGACTTCCTTTGTTCAAGAGTTCTTGTCTGCAGTTGTGGCCCATCCTTGGTCTACTATTAAGTGTTCCCATGAAGGAACCTGTAGTTATAGGTTTGTTCTGTGGACCAAAGAAACCAAGTTCAGCAAAAGACTTCCTTGAAGACTTTGTTACAGAGTTACAACAGCTTGAAAATGGTTTTGATTTAGAAGGTAAACAGTTAAATCTCAAGCTGCATACAGTCATCTGTGACACACCAGCCAGgtcctttattaaaaacacaaagaaccacAATGCCTACCATGGATGTGACAAATGTGTGCAGCCTGGAAACTATATTAACAGACGCATGACATACCCATGTGCAGACTATGCCCTACGGACAGATGAATCCTTCACAAACATGGCCGATGAGAGTCATCATCATGAAGGACCACATCCATTTATTGGCAGTAGTGTGG ATGTTCCATTTGGTCGAGTTCCAGAGCAACAAAGCAGTAGCAGTAGTACCAGAAAACTGGTGCTGTGA
- the LOC115790577 gene encoding uncharacterized protein LOC115790577 isoform X1 encodes MRDDATNLIDFQMTTERNLDHGHISEEHFHESHIGTDNPHCLDTETGAGFSEQDGMEIDLGLSEDFEDAACDVQTQTSESDHFDDELQDSVSLSDSLSHWAIQFRISLVALTALLAILRIYHSDIPKDARTLLRTETEYSILERAGGQYHYFGILASLRNTLLKFKHTLADSFTLKLQINIDGLPLFKSSCLQLWPILGLLLSVPMKEPVVIGLFCGPKKPSSAKDFLEDFVTELQQLENGFDLEGKQLNLKLHTVICDTPARSFIKNTKNHNAYHGCDKCVQPGNYINRRMTYPCADYALRTDESFTNMADESHHHEGPHPFIGSSVGMVSQFPLDYMHLVCLGVVRRMLHIWLRGPLNFRLPASIVERMSAKLLEMRSFIPVEFARKPRSLRELDRWKATEFRQFLLYTGPVMLGTFLDQNMYYNFMLLFSGVAILVSPRLSCHTQYARTLLKCFVSHFGEIYGKDQIVYNVHGLVHLAGDVQLHGCLDSFSAFPYENYLHKLKKLIRKPEFPLAQIIRRLSEIRIMEAPLSCTSFKKPHYVGPIIGGLSVKAQYGEMTCDKWTVKVSTGDNVFVIGNDICCIHNIVECSDGVYVVYKEFSDKSLFFDYPFNSDYLNIYKISQTSDSFKCVKVSELVVKCTVLPHRDGFVAIPMFHAF; translated from the coding sequence ATGCGGGATGACGCCACAAATTTAATTGACTTTCAGATGACAACAGAGAGGAACCTTGACCATGGACACATCAGTGAAGAGCATTTTCATGAAAGTCACATTGGAACTGATAATCCACATTGTCTAGACACTGAAACCGGTGCTGGTTTTAGTGAGCAAGATGGCATGGAGATAGATCTAGGCCTGTCTGAGGATTTTGAGGATGCTGCTTGTGATGTTCAGACTCAGACATCTGAGTCTGATCATTTTGATGATGAACTCCAAGACTCGGTTTCACTCTCTGACAGTTTATCCCACTGGGCCATACAATTTCGTATTTCCTTGGTCGCTTTGACAGCATTATTGGCCATACTTCGCATTTACCATTCTGATATTCCAAAGGATGCTAGGACACTCCTCAGAACTGAGACAGAATACTCAATTCTTGAAAGGGCTGGAGGACAGTACCACTATTTTGGCATTCTGGCTTCTCTTAGAAATACATTGTTAAAGTTCAAACACACGTTAGCAGACAGTTTCACTTTGAAGTTACAAATCAACATAGATGGACTTCCTTTGTTCAAGAGTTCTTGTCTGCAGTTGTGGCCCATCCTTGGTCTACTATTAAGTGTTCCCATGAAGGAACCTGTAGTTATAGGTTTGTTCTGTGGACCAAAGAAACCAAGTTCAGCAAAAGACTTCCTTGAAGACTTTGTTACAGAGTTACAACAGCTTGAAAATGGTTTTGATTTAGAAGGTAAACAGTTAAATCTCAAGCTGCATACAGTCATCTGTGACACACCAGCCAGgtcctttattaaaaacacaaagaaccacAATGCCTACCATGGATGTGACAAATGTGTGCAGCCTGGAAACTATATTAACAGACGCATGACATACCCATGTGCAGACTATGCCCTACGGACAGATGAATCCTTCACAAACATGGCCGATGAGAGTCATCATCATGAAGGACCACATCCATTTATTGGCAGTAGTGTGGGTATGGTTTCACAGTTCCCTCTAGATTACATGCATTTAGTTTGTTTAGGAGTTGTTAGAAGAATGCTACACATCTGGCTCAGGGGTCCTCTGAATTTTCGATTGCCTGCGAGCATAGTGGAAAGAATGTCAGCAAAACTGTTAGAAATGCGTTCCTTTATTCCTGTAGAGTTTGCACGGAAGCCCAGATCTCTGAGGGAATTGGATCGTTGGAAGGCCACAGAATTTAGACAGTTTCTCCTGTACACAGGACCTGTAATGCTAGGCACATTTCTGGATCAAAATATGTACTATAATTTCATGCTACTCTTCTCTGGTGTTGCTATTTTAGTTAGTCCTAGACTGTCCTGCCACACACAGTATGCCCGTACTttgctgaaatgttttgttaGTCACTTTGGTGAAATATATGGAAAAGATCAAATTGTTTATAATGTACATGGTTTGGTCCATCTAGCAGGTGATGTGCAACTACATGGTTGTCTGGACTCATTTTCTGCATTTCCTTATGAAAATTATCTGCATAAGCTTaaaaagctcatcaggaaaccaGAGTTCCCCCTTGCCCAAATAATCCGTAGATTGTCTGAAATTAGAATTATGGAAGCTCCTTTAAGTTGTACctcttttaaaaagccacaTTATGTTGGGCCAATTATAGGTGGActgtcagtgaaagcacagTATGGTGAAATGACCTGTGATAAGTGGACTGTTAAAGTTTCAACTGGggataatgtttttgttattggaAATGATATTTGTTGTATACATAACATTGTAGAGTGCAGTGATGGAGTCTATGTGGTATACAAGGAATTCTCAGATAAATCTTTGTTCTTTGATTATCCATTTAACTCTGACTAtctgaatatttataaaatttcacaaacatcaGATTCATTCAAGTGTGTTAAAGTGTCAGAGCTTGTTGTAAAATGTACTGTTTTGCCTCATAGAGATGGTTTTGTGGCCATACCAATGTTCCATGCCTTTTAG
- the LOC115790577 gene encoding uncharacterized protein LOC115790577 isoform X6, translated as MTYPCADYALRTDESFTNMADESHHHEGPHPFIGSSVGMVSQFPLDYMHLVCLGVVRRMLHIWLRGPLNFRLPASIVERMSAKLLEMRSFIPVEFARKPRSLRELDRWKATEFRQFLLYTGPVMLGTFLDQNMYYNFMLLFSGVAILVSPRLSCHTQYARTLLKCFVSHFGEIYGKDQIVYNVHGLVHLAGDVQLHGCLDSFSAFPYENYLHKLKKLIRKPEFPLAQIIRRLSEIRIMEAPLSCTSFKKPHYVGPIIGGLSVKAQYGEMTCDKWTVKVSTGDNVFVIGNDICCIHNIVECSDGVYVVYKEFSDKSLFFDYPFNSDYLNIYKISQTSDSFKCVKVSELVVKCTVLPHRDGFVAIPMFHAF; from the coding sequence ATGACATACCCATGTGCAGACTATGCCCTACGGACAGATGAATCCTTCACAAACATGGCCGATGAGAGTCATCATCATGAAGGACCACATCCATTTATTGGCAGTAGTGTGGGTATGGTTTCACAGTTCCCTCTAGATTACATGCATTTAGTTTGTTTAGGAGTTGTTAGAAGAATGCTACACATCTGGCTCAGGGGTCCTCTGAATTTTCGATTGCCTGCGAGCATAGTGGAAAGAATGTCAGCAAAACTGTTAGAAATGCGTTCCTTTATTCCTGTAGAGTTTGCACGGAAGCCCAGATCTCTGAGGGAATTGGATCGTTGGAAGGCCACAGAATTTAGACAGTTTCTCCTGTACACAGGACCTGTAATGCTAGGCACATTTCTGGATCAAAATATGTACTATAATTTCATGCTACTCTTCTCTGGTGTTGCTATTTTAGTTAGTCCTAGACTGTCCTGCCACACACAGTATGCCCGTACTttgctgaaatgttttgttaGTCACTTTGGTGAAATATATGGAAAAGATCAAATTGTTTATAATGTACATGGTTTGGTCCATCTAGCAGGTGATGTGCAACTACATGGTTGTCTGGACTCATTTTCTGCATTTCCTTATGAAAATTATCTGCATAAGCTTaaaaagctcatcaggaaaccaGAGTTCCCCCTTGCCCAAATAATCCGTAGATTGTCTGAAATTAGAATTATGGAAGCTCCTTTAAGTTGTACctcttttaaaaagccacaTTATGTTGGGCCAATTATAGGTGGActgtcagtgaaagcacagTATGGTGAAATGACCTGTGATAAGTGGACTGTTAAAGTTTCAACTGGggataatgtttttgttattggaAATGATATTTGTTGTATACATAACATTGTAGAGTGCAGTGATGGAGTCTATGTGGTATACAAGGAATTCTCAGATAAATCTTTGTTCTTTGATTATCCATTTAACTCTGACTAtctgaatatttataaaatttcacaaacatcaGATTCATTCAAGTGTGTTAAAGTGTCAGAGCTTGTTGTAAAATGTACTGTTTTGCCTCATAGAGATGGTTTTGTGGCCATACCAATGTTCCATGCCTTTTAG
- the LOC115790577 gene encoding uncharacterized protein LOC115790577 isoform X3, translating to MPYGQMNPSQTWPMRVIIMKDHIHLLAVVWMFHLVEFQSNKAVAVVPENWCCDGATYWPNYRNDERVDKAVKNVEEPGPDWKTYDIRIIKSCDQYFEARQLLKKSLTCSTSDLQSEEEEEEIRPKRKPKAIHFFGDSDSDTEEVYLKRKARAAVRRPLQPPAPVIQPPPFTGASIHTIASSAKTPSPPLLAQMENRPRDEPTPSSSHVYRPTWKGGRYGSDTITCSAAEVQILSLLEYIKHQQDQLTTKVNYLTNKLNSTVQEREIPDPVQFPLQSMEEVENFEKWLKDPANSHLKQSVISSLAAIGGLMQEVSHGTFFPACSTVTLDRR from the exons ATGCCCTACGGACAGATGAATCCTTCACAAACATGGCCGATGAGAGTCATCATCATGAAGGACCACATCCATTTATTGGCAGTAGTGTGG ATGTTCCATTTGGTCGAGTTCCAGAGCAACAAAGCAGTAGCAGTAGTACCAGAAAACTGGTGCTGTGATGGTGCTACCTACTGGCCCAACTATAGAAATGATGAAAGAGTGGATAAGGCAGTAAAAAATGTAGAGGAACCAGGACCAGACTGGAAGACATACGATATCAGAATTATCAAATCATGTG ATCAGTACTTTGAGGCACGACAGCTTCTGAAGAAATCGCTTACATGCAGCACATCAGACCTTCagtcagaagaggaagaggaggaaatacGACCAAAAAGGAAGCCAAAGGCAAT TCATTTCTTTGGGGACTCTGACAGTGACACAGAAGAAGTTtacctgaaaaggaaagccagaGCTGCAGTAAGACGCCCACTACAACCACCTGCTCCAGTTATCCAACCACCACCTTTCACTGGGGCTAGCATCCACACAATTGCTTCTTCTGCAAAAACTCCATCACCACCACTGCTTGCCCAGATGGAAAATAGACCAAGAGATGAGCCAACTCCTTCTTCAAGCCATGTCTACAGGCCTACTTGGAAAGGGGGACGGTATGGCTCAGACACAATTACCTGCTCTG ctgcagaagtTCAAATATTGAGCTTACTGGAGTACATTAAACACCAACAAGACCAATTAACCACCAAAGTAAACTATCTGACCAACAAGCTGAACTCAACTGTCCAAGAAAGAGAAATACCTGACCCTGTACAGTTTCCACTACAATcaatggaggaagtggagaaTTTTGAGAAATGGCTCAAAGATCCTGCTAACTCTCACCTGAAGCAGAGTGTG
- the LOC115790577 gene encoding uncharacterized protein LOC115790577 isoform X4, translating into MPYGQMNPSQTWPMRVIIMKDHIHLLAVVWMFHLVEFQSNKAVAVVPENWCCDGATYWPNYRNDERVDKAVKNVEEPGPDWKTYDIRIIKSCDQYFEARQLLKKSLTCSTSDLQSEEEEEEIRPKRKPKAIDTEEVYLKRKARAAVRRPLQPPAPVIQPPPFTGASIHTIASSAKTPSPPLLAQMENRPRDEPTPSSSHVYRPTWKGGRYGSDTITCSAAEVQILSLLEYIKHQQDQLTTKVNYLTNKLNSTVQEREIPDPVQFPLQSMEEVENFEKWLKDPANSHLKQSVISSLAAIGGLMQEVSHGTFFPACSTVTLDRR; encoded by the exons ATGCCCTACGGACAGATGAATCCTTCACAAACATGGCCGATGAGAGTCATCATCATGAAGGACCACATCCATTTATTGGCAGTAGTGTGG ATGTTCCATTTGGTCGAGTTCCAGAGCAACAAAGCAGTAGCAGTAGTACCAGAAAACTGGTGCTGTGATGGTGCTACCTACTGGCCCAACTATAGAAATGATGAAAGAGTGGATAAGGCAGTAAAAAATGTAGAGGAACCAGGACCAGACTGGAAGACATACGATATCAGAATTATCAAATCATGTG ATCAGTACTTTGAGGCACGACAGCTTCTGAAGAAATCGCTTACATGCAGCACATCAGACCTTCagtcagaagaggaagaggaggaaatacGACCAAAAAGGAAGCCAAAGGCAAT TGACACAGAAGAAGTTtacctgaaaaggaaagccagaGCTGCAGTAAGACGCCCACTACAACCACCTGCTCCAGTTATCCAACCACCACCTTTCACTGGGGCTAGCATCCACACAATTGCTTCTTCTGCAAAAACTCCATCACCACCACTGCTTGCCCAGATGGAAAATAGACCAAGAGATGAGCCAACTCCTTCTTCAAGCCATGTCTACAGGCCTACTTGGAAAGGGGGACGGTATGGCTCAGACACAATTACCTGCTCTG ctgcagaagtTCAAATATTGAGCTTACTGGAGTACATTAAACACCAACAAGACCAATTAACCACCAAAGTAAACTATCTGACCAACAAGCTGAACTCAACTGTCCAAGAAAGAGAAATACCTGACCCTGTACAGTTTCCACTACAATcaatggaggaagtggagaaTTTTGAGAAATGGCTCAAAGATCCTGCTAACTCTCACCTGAAGCAGAGTGTG